From a region of the Aeoliella mucimassa genome:
- a CDS encoding alpha/beta hydrolase: MLRTGALIMAIVASNLALAQSEMPLWPEGHPANQGEGPAVTEPSPNRLVVHYAPSMIPKIPENHFSGASVLILPGGGYGVLAIDHEGYDVADWLAERGIASFILKYRCGGGQNQTPAPLDDAKQAMRLIRANAKEWGLNPNRIGVIGFSAGGHLASSVSTLWDEGNPEAENEVERLSSRPDFSMLIYPVISMEAGVTHSGSRRKLLGDSPSDELSEKFTTYKQVNDRTPPTFLAHASDDRGVLPENSIRYFQALLEHKVPAELHMYEKGGHGFGMKTLDTFQNQWLTDLEIWLKPRVAPSSELSEVTNE, translated from the coding sequence ATGCTACGTACAGGCGCGTTGATCATGGCAATCGTGGCGAGCAACTTGGCTTTGGCTCAATCGGAGATGCCGCTCTGGCCCGAGGGGCATCCTGCGAATCAGGGCGAAGGCCCCGCAGTTACTGAGCCGAGCCCCAACCGCCTAGTAGTGCATTACGCTCCCAGCATGATTCCAAAGATCCCTGAGAACCACTTCTCTGGCGCCTCGGTGCTCATCCTGCCCGGCGGTGGCTACGGCGTGCTGGCCATCGATCACGAAGGCTACGACGTGGCCGACTGGCTTGCCGAGCGAGGCATCGCCTCGTTCATTCTGAAGTATCGCTGCGGCGGCGGACAGAATCAGACCCCTGCCCCGCTCGACGATGCCAAGCAAGCGATGCGGCTGATTCGGGCAAACGCGAAAGAGTGGGGACTCAACCCGAATCGCATCGGAGTGATTGGTTTCTCCGCGGGTGGTCACCTGGCTTCGAGCGTTTCGACATTGTGGGACGAAGGCAACCCCGAAGCGGAAAACGAGGTCGAACGCCTGTCGAGTCGACCCGATTTCTCGATGCTGATTTATCCGGTTATTTCAATGGAAGCGGGAGTAACCCACAGTGGCTCTCGCCGCAAACTGCTCGGCGATTCGCCGAGCGATGAGCTGTCGGAAAAGTTCACCACTTACAAGCAGGTGAACGATCGCACTCCACCAACGTTTCTGGCTCATGCGTCCGACGACCGGGGAGTGTTGCCGGAGAACTCGATTCGCTATTTCCAGGCATTGCTCGAGCATAAAGTGCCTGCCGAACTGCACATGTACGAGAAGGGTGGTCACGGGTTCGGCATGAAGACTTTAGACACCTTCCAAAACCAATGGCTTACCGATCTGGAGATCTGGCTGAAGCCACGTGTTGCTCCCTCGAGCGAATTGTCCGAAGTCACCAACGAGTAA
- a CDS encoding helix-turn-helix transcriptional regulator — protein MPHAIDLDAYGCLVELVAHAQVVSQLRSPEQLVSKMVACSVEFLVLDANCLFSLDMELFAKQIAKHQIQVVLIAGPSEESMLPASLAHLPIVNQTSELLSVLTDGRTWRVDSNSDSQVTIPPKLTRRERQVWRLIAVGQSVAEVASTLGLAESTIDSHKSNLMKKLNVRKSVDLVRLAFRFGVVEL, from the coding sequence ATGCCCCATGCGATAGATTTAGACGCGTACGGCTGCTTGGTGGAACTGGTAGCCCACGCCCAAGTGGTCAGCCAACTCCGATCGCCGGAACAGCTTGTGTCGAAGATGGTTGCCTGCAGCGTCGAGTTCCTGGTATTGGACGCGAACTGCCTATTCTCGCTCGACATGGAGCTGTTTGCCAAGCAAATCGCCAAACATCAGATTCAGGTGGTCTTGATTGCTGGGCCGAGCGAAGAGTCGATGCTGCCCGCTTCGCTTGCGCATTTGCCGATCGTGAATCAAACGAGCGAACTGCTCAGTGTGCTAACCGACGGTCGCACCTGGCGCGTCGATTCGAATAGCGACAGTCAGGTGACGATTCCTCCCAAGCTAACGCGTCGCGAGCGTCAGGTCTGGCGATTGATTGCAGTTGGGCAGTCGGTAGCCGAAGTCGCATCGACACTCGGTCTGGCCGAGAGCACGATCGATAGCCACAAGAGCAACCTGATGAAGAAGCTGAACGTGCGGAAGTCGGTCGACCTGGTGCGACTCGCCTTCCGCTTTGGGGTGGTCGAGTTATAA
- a CDS encoding RsmD family RNA methyltransferase → MSKSKHKSADPGNNETELRIVGGRLRGSKLTYHGDPVTRPMKHRVREAIFNLVSMEAEVRLALDLFAGTGALGFEAISRGAQSALFIERHIPTARVTHENIAHLGLKDQCVLLEASAFVWAKRDLAAGRIVRNAEVLGKQLPADPFAVPWLVFISPPYAFFVDRQEVMLELITTVIEQSPSGSTIVVESDERFDFDLLPGPVKQTRHDSGWDVRPYPPAVVGVWRT, encoded by the coding sequence ATGAGTAAATCGAAACATAAGTCTGCCGACCCCGGCAACAACGAAACCGAGCTGCGGATCGTGGGAGGACGACTCCGGGGAAGCAAGCTGACCTATCATGGCGACCCCGTGACTCGACCGATGAAGCACCGCGTTCGCGAGGCGATCTTCAACCTAGTGAGCATGGAAGCCGAAGTCCGGCTGGCGCTCGACCTGTTCGCAGGAACCGGCGCTCTGGGGTTCGAAGCCATCAGCCGTGGCGCTCAATCGGCACTGTTCATCGAACGCCATATCCCCACCGCCCGGGTGACCCACGAAAACATTGCTCACCTTGGCTTAAAGGATCAATGCGTACTGCTCGAAGCCAGTGCGTTCGTGTGGGCGAAGCGGGATTTGGCAGCGGGCCGGATCGTGCGGAACGCCGAGGTGCTCGGCAAGCAGTTGCCGGCCGATCCGTTTGCTGTCCCCTGGTTGGTGTTTATCAGTCCGCCGTACGCCTTTTTTGTTGATCGCCAGGAGGTGATGCTGGAATTGATTACCACGGTTATCGAACAGTCACCATCCGGCAGTACGATTGTGGTAGAATCGGACGAGCGGTTCGATTTTGATTTGCTGCCTGGTCCGGTCAAACAAACACGGCACGACTCCGGTTGGGACGTGCGTCCTTACCCGCCGGCCGTGGTCGGTGTATGGCGCACTTAG
- the gluQRS gene encoding tRNA glutamyl-Q(34) synthetase GluQRS: MTHRTRLAPSPTGALHLGNARTFLVNWAMARQQGWEILLRIEDLDGPRVKQGAAEEAIDLMAWLGIDWDHGPLYQSHDLAVYQQALQQLADKRAAFACDCTRSEIEAASRSAPHADEHELRYPGTCRDSEVPPAEQMFERGWRLEVDDRLLSFTDHFAGQYEVNLHQTVGDFQIWTKTGLPSYQLAVVVDDHRQQIDRIVRGNDLLSSTPRQQWLADRLDLQFAPQYWHLPLVRGSDGRRLAKRHGDTRVSHYREQGVPPERVLGLLGEWCGLGPRRPMTKAEFLAEFRIENLPADDTVFEPADDRWLTKAN; the protein is encoded by the coding sequence ATGACGCACCGCACACGACTGGCTCCTTCCCCTACCGGTGCATTGCACTTGGGGAACGCGCGGACCTTTCTCGTGAACTGGGCGATGGCTCGGCAGCAAGGTTGGGAAATCCTGCTCCGCATCGAGGATCTCGATGGTCCTCGGGTCAAGCAAGGAGCGGCCGAAGAGGCGATCGACCTGATGGCCTGGCTCGGCATCGACTGGGATCACGGGCCGCTTTACCAGTCGCACGATCTTGCTGTGTACCAACAAGCCTTGCAGCAACTGGCTGACAAGCGGGCCGCTTTTGCGTGCGACTGTACGCGGAGCGAAATCGAAGCTGCCAGTCGATCGGCTCCTCATGCGGACGAACACGAACTCCGCTATCCGGGCACCTGCCGGGACAGCGAAGTACCGCCAGCCGAGCAAATGTTCGAGCGAGGCTGGCGACTCGAAGTCGACGACCGTCTGCTGTCGTTTACCGATCACTTTGCGGGGCAGTACGAAGTCAACCTGCACCAAACGGTAGGGGACTTTCAGATCTGGACCAAAACTGGGCTACCTAGTTACCAGCTGGCGGTAGTGGTCGACGACCATCGTCAGCAGATCGATCGCATCGTGCGTGGGAACGACCTGCTGAGCTCGACGCCGCGCCAGCAATGGCTGGCGGATCGGCTCGACTTGCAGTTTGCCCCGCAGTATTGGCATCTGCCTCTGGTGCGAGGCTCCGACGGCCGGCGACTGGCAAAACGCCATGGCGATACGCGAGTGTCGCACTATCGCGAGCAGGGAGTGCCGCCGGAGCGTGTGCTCGGACTGCTCGGCGAGTGGTGCGGCCTTGGCCCTCGGCGACCAATGACCAAGGCGGAGTTTCTGGCCGAGTTCCGCATCGAAAACCTTCCAGCGGACGATACTGTGTTCGAGCCCGCGGATGATCGCTGGCTGACGAAAGCGAACTAA
- a CDS encoding YhdH/YhfP family quinone oxidoreductase: protein MTAINEPFKAIMVERVNDDVTQQIKTLTLDDLPTGEVVIEVQYSSMNYKDALAYNGHPGVARTLPHVPGIDCAGKVVESSDDRYAVGDIVLVTGYSLGAEAWGGWSQLVRVPADWVVPMPESLDPRRAMAIGTAGFTAAQSVAQIVYRDITPDDGPVVVTGATGGVGIWSVAILAKLGYQVTAVTGKSEQAALLKELGAAEIVGRDAVNDTSDRPLLKSQWAAAVDTVGGTPLTTILRSTKHRGCVTACGLVAGADLPLTVHPFILRGVTLAGIDSAKCPRPMRMEMWDKLSGDWQLDLPETLLTEIGLSEVDDRVQQIMSGKVLGRTLVVPGRS, encoded by the coding sequence ATGACTGCAATCAACGAACCGTTTAAGGCCATTATGGTCGAACGTGTGAACGACGACGTAACCCAACAAATTAAAACGCTCACGCTCGACGACTTGCCCACTGGGGAAGTGGTGATTGAGGTGCAGTACTCGTCGATGAACTACAAAGACGCCTTGGCCTATAACGGGCATCCCGGCGTCGCCCGTACGCTGCCGCACGTGCCTGGCATCGATTGCGCCGGCAAAGTGGTTGAGTCGAGCGACGATCGCTACGCAGTCGGCGATATTGTTCTAGTCACCGGCTACAGCCTGGGAGCCGAGGCCTGGGGCGGCTGGTCGCAGTTGGTGCGGGTACCAGCTGATTGGGTCGTGCCGATGCCCGAGTCGCTCGATCCCCGTCGGGCCATGGCCATCGGAACCGCGGGGTTCACCGCCGCGCAGTCGGTCGCTCAAATCGTATATCGCGACATCACGCCCGACGACGGCCCGGTGGTCGTAACCGGTGCAACTGGTGGGGTTGGCATCTGGAGCGTTGCGATTCTGGCCAAACTCGGTTACCAGGTAACCGCAGTTACGGGAAAGTCGGAGCAAGCAGCGCTGCTCAAAGAACTCGGTGCTGCCGAGATCGTTGGCCGGGACGCGGTGAACGATACGAGCGATCGCCCGCTGCTCAAATCGCAATGGGCGGCCGCCGTGGATACGGTCGGGGGTACTCCTTTGACCACCATCCTCCGCTCCACCAAGCATCGCGGATGCGTGACCGCCTGCGGGCTGGTTGCCGGAGCCGACCTTCCGCTCACCGTGCATCCCTTCATTCTCCGCGGAGTTACTTTGGCTGGTATCGACTCGGCCAAATGCCCCCGCCCGATGCGGATGGAGATGTGGGACAAACTGTCGGGCGACTGGCAACTCGATCTCCCCGAGACCTTGCTTACTGAAATCGGTCTCAGCGAAGTCGACGACCGAGTCCAACAAATTATGTCGGGCAAAGTACTGGGACGCACATTGGTGGTGCCAGGCCGCAGCTAA
- a CDS encoding 4a-hydroxytetrahydrobiopterin dehydratase, which translates to MKLQSADELTLKKCLPCEGGVDPCTLGEAEAQLGELSGWYLTHDGQRIRKDWCVKSFMAGMQFFNRCAELAEEDGHHPDLHLEGYRNLSVELWTHAIGGLSENDFILAAKIDQIPIKLDK; encoded by the coding sequence ATGAAATTGCAATCGGCCGACGAATTAACCCTCAAAAAGTGCCTACCCTGCGAAGGTGGCGTCGATCCCTGTACCCTAGGGGAAGCGGAAGCCCAGCTCGGGGAGCTCTCCGGCTGGTACCTGACGCACGATGGCCAGCGAATCCGCAAAGATTGGTGCGTGAAGAGCTTCATGGCCGGCATGCAGTTTTTTAACCGCTGTGCTGAACTCGCGGAGGAGGATGGGCATCACCCCGACCTGCACCTCGAGGGCTATCGCAACCTGTCGGTGGAATTGTGGACCCACGCTATCGGGGGGCTTTCGGAAAACGACTTCATTCTGGCCGCCAAGATCGACCAGATTCCTATTAAACTAGATAAGTGA